Proteins found in one Plasmodium knowlesi strain H genome assembly, chromosome: 12 genomic segment:
- a CDS encoding SICAvar, type I, giving the protein MADPGTTGTGTGGGTTPLWQEWMQEVLKDGNLKPNEDITEQLKEKLMGTWDDLKKRLDTGELGEIAGICSVAGELVNGRVMKDADVSLKTLCKAMVQVRYFTSALKKGRSRSEVNVEGDIKPHEWYPRCLVGMVALSEIYGDHCDLKGVVEKLGNTVDEKLEGRLKRGANSSYPDKCKSITSQDILLGKAILGNAIKTWVQDDRRKAEEYDNARKAARASGEKDPPNSSIGKMGGVVYDSESLCKGGGDRKSARTADEKKQQLKENTKSMAKLFGMNVDTTQSGAGGSAGGNPSNPFDALIDDKLTLQQEFIENVLKDAFDASSGQVDTNKINDVVKNITNASQQVQAENCIHQKKDNGKDPKPLCDRLRCMKYLWTQTDPPSGQAGGTTTTKDFWEEKVRALWKELSDEMVQANGTEAGIEDCEEVSNGNNGSGKRDATHSEKTACNYLHAGFQELYKAPDASAAPAPPAPSSPLGDILSTKHPSFRQTMGCFLLHSYAKHMKSKAICNIDKGISKAFDLWENPSTKAPDNCNGAKGKTCIPCKWEESQFGDCQIDKIGQLNGEKENVEEKLKEIVKDDGKNTNIKTMTEAVNTMPLCDQVKCVTSRWWKEKKPTNGTINWNDVWEEAESQLKELSGVIENNKKDSSVMQQCMYLDGKNGGEACLLIAAGLKSLYDIQDSTTGNPNDAVEASFKRTMQCVVLNAMADKLESSDLPCRDEKKVANGITVAFNKSGEIMSQGKGCKNGNNTCFECKRYEDNFKNCTVNNNVVVKTKVQEILDTEYNNTTPKSTTPLSKSSLIKTICKPCEDKDFCERLECIREKYGQIRGWRGATWSSMEDDFTRQLTNLLTHMREKQNDVAGYCNGNGSAAWANDAHGKANETACKLVAAGLQHISSIQHTYKSNGSRETDKNGNPYDNQDVQQFASCLMLKAIVQKMKEESKFCDITKGINEALKSADAIKRDKCKNEPCIVCNLDDYDKLKDCPTGNNANDKVKDKLDSLLGTKQTTVNDTLKDLLKADQKDAPLCSRLQCLASRVQALNGGTTNADDFWKKDGGEVQKLWTELSTAMKGKENDTGNGCGSFATDAEKTACNYLHAGFKKLYEPDSSSGTTNNGILSTKHPSFRQTMGCFLLHYYAEHMKSKAICNIEKGITQAFNAWQDPSTIGKCNNGSCVPCQWADNAQLNTCIITTTDTNGRSTSAEKVEEKLKKVLEYDSDSNIEEMLTKINKRTSLCDHMKCIATHLNSTDGQKNADEFWTGADGEVHKLWKELADAMNDKGKSKNGDCARMGDNGNDREATDPEKKACQYLTLGFNKLKQNSTNGGTNYPILSKDPSLRQTLGCFLLKEYAKKMKDTSTCVIDSGIQKAFKAFNESNNTSCTNNGSCIKCEWNENDYEGCTVENTTNGRTEKTPVKDKLSAVQDNIDGTATTTLNDINKMDKLCDYIKCAAPKWFYNQKNNNTPGTNGTATKTWCDFWDTTVKTTLQTMFDKIEKEGKTKPNPACTAFGDENPQSVERKACNHITAGLKYIKDIPPSGSGGNGKDNQLLHQAVGCIALNMYADQIRDQSKDKCPIDEKKIGEMFDKWNQQNNNKSSPPCNGGGNNNNVCFKCTRQPKFNDCKLSVDSNLVNAQSGNCSDNGNNRKEVQPQMNELLKENNTPQVNTTLTTITNMKSSFCTQLQCAAKKWKSAQNRNGPIGTLSWSDINKAAEDELTKLLGHMLQSKNQNAVTKYCKDYNWDTLGHKQSKTNKAACLLFASGLKHIYEQRKVSVKGPIKGPSFEQTMGCLFLKEYAKQLKEMAKVKKEGNSWVHPLCSIEDGINYASMKSENIMDDTSPCKNNGPNSCFVCTLDEDYKDCSIGNESVKDNVGTIFQDDQKQNQMQETLENTVCPILLTDLLTPFLPLAPVSIGLSAMAYYLWKYFGPLGKGGTRFRRSPADIPGPSVQEQVLDHVEEAGPHEYQLMKERKPHSAPTRTKRSGRTIIEIHFEVLDECQKGDTQLNQKDFLELLVREFMGSELMEEEQVPKEEVLMEGVPMEGIPLESVPSLGSVFMV; this is encoded by the exons ATGGCAGACCCGGGTACAACGGGCACTGGTACCGGTGGTGGTACAACGCCATTGTGGCAAGAATGGATGCAAGAAGTGTTGAAAGATGGAAATTTGAAGCCGAATGAGGACATTACA GAACaactgaaggaaaaattaatgggaaCATGGGATGATTTGAAGAAGAGGTTGGACACTGGGGAGTTGGGCGAAATAGCGGGCATATGCTCAGTGGCGGGTGAATTAGTGAATGGTCGCGTGATGAAGGATGCAGATGTAAGTTTAAAGACATTGTGTAAAGCTATGGTCCAAGTTCGATATTTCACGAGTGCActgaaaaaagggaggagcaGGAGTGAAGTAAACGTTGAGGGAGACATCAAACCGCATGAATGGTATCCACGATGCTTAGTGGGTATGGTGGCTTTATCCGAAATTTATGGAGACCATTGTGATTTGAAAGGAGTTGTGGAGAAACTGGGGAACACAGTGGATGAAAAATTAGAAGGACGCCTGAAGAGAGGTGCGAATTCATCCTACCCAGATAAATGTAAAAGCATCACCTCTCAGGATATACTTCTTGGTAAAGCAATTCTTGGAAATGCAATTAAAACGTGGGTTCAGGATGATAGGCGGAAAGCTGAGGAGTATGATAATGCAAGGAAGGCGGCAAGGGCAAGTGGGGAGAAAGATCCTCCGAATTCGTcaattggaaaaatgggaGGAGTAGTATACGATAGTGAGAGTTTATGTAAGGGAGGGGGTGATAGGAAGTCTGCTCGGACAGCAGATGAAAAGAAACAGCAGTTAAAAGAGAATACCAAAAGCATGGCAAAATTGTTCGGAATGAATGTGGACACCACTCAAAGTGGTGCTGGTGGTAGTGCTGGTGGAAATCCATCAAATCCATTCGACGCCTTAATAGATGATAAATTAACCTTACAACAGGAATTCATAGAAAATGTACTAAAGGATGCATTTGACGCCAGTAGTGGTCAAGTGGACACtaacaaaataaacgacGTGGTAAAGAACATAACGAATGCATCTCAACAAGTACAAG CTGAAAATTGCATCCATCAGAAAAAGGATAACGGAAAGGACCCGAAACCTCTCTGTGATCGCTTAAGATGTATGAAATATTTATGGACACAGACGGATCCTCCATCAGGACAAGCAGGAGGAACGACAACTACG AAAGACTTTTGGGAAGAGAAGGTAAGGGCGCTGTGGAAAGAACTTTCTGATGAAATGGTGCAAGCAAATGGCACAGAAGCAGGAATAGAGGACTGTGAAGAAGTGTCAAATGGAAATAATGGCAGCGGCAAGAGGGATGCAACTCATTCTGaaaagacggcatgcaattatttgcatgccggcttccAAGAACTGTACAAGGCGCCCGACGCGTCGGCGGCGCCGGCGCCGCCGGCGCCGTCGTCGCCGTTAGGCGACATCTTATCTACGAAacacccatcgtttagacaaacgatgggttgtttcttacttcattcatatgcaaaacatatgaaAAGTAAGGCAATTTGTAATATTGATAAGGGGATAAGCAAAGCTTTCGATTTATGGGAGAACCCCAGTACTAAGGCACCTGATAATTGCAATGGTGCTAAGGGGAAAACTTGCATTCCatgcaaatgggaagaaagtCAATTTGGCGACTGCCAAATTGACAAAATTGGCCAACTGAATGGCGAAAAGGAGAATGTTGAAGAAAAGTTGAAAGAAATTGTCAAGGACGACGGCAAGAACACCAACATTAAGACCATGACCGAAGCTGTAAACACAATGCCATTATGTGACCAAGTCAAATGTGTAACATCCCGctggtggaaggaaaagaaaccGACTAATGGAACAATTAACTGG AATGATGTATGGGAAGAAGCCGAGAGTCAACTGAAGGAACTCTCTGGGGTGATagaaaataataagaagGACTCAAGTGTCATGCAACAGTGCATGTATCTGGATGGGAAGAATGGAGGAGAGGCTTGCCTCCTTATAGCAGCTGGATTAAAAAGTCTCTACGACATCCAAGACAGCACTACGGGTAATCCGAACGATGCCGTTGAGGCATCGTTCAAAAGAACGATGCAATGTGTTGTATTAAATGCCATGGCAGATAAATTAGAAAGTAGCGACCTTCCATGTagggatgaaaagaaagtggCGAATGGAATAACAGTGGCTTTTAATAAGAGTGGTGAAATTATGAGTCAGGGTAAAGGTTGCAAGAATGGTAATAATACGTGTTTTGAGTGTAAGAGGTATGAGGATAATTTTAAGAATTGCACAGTGAATAACAATGTTGTTGTGAAGACGAAAGTACAGGAAATACTCGACACCGAATATAATAATACTACTCCTAAGAGTACTACTCCCTTATCGAAGTCTTCTCTTATcaagaccatat gTAAACCGTGTGAAGACAAGGACTTCTGTGAGCGCTTAGAATGTATTAGGGAGAAATATGGACAAATTAGGGGCTGGAGGGGAGCAACTTGG AGTAGCATGGAGGACGACTTCACGAGGCAGTTAACGAATTTACTTACCCACATGAGGGAAAAGCAGAATGACGTTGCCGGCTACTGCAACGGCAATGGCAGCGCCGCCTGGGCCAATGACGCCCATGGCAAGGCAAACGAGACTGCCTGCAAGCTGGTTGCAGCGGGGCTGCAACATATTTCGAGTATtcaacatacatataagaGTAATGGCAGTCGGGAAactgataaaaatggaaacccCTATGATAACCAAGACGTTCAACAATTTGCTTCTTGCTTAATGTTAAAAGCCAtcgtacaaaaaatgaaagaagagagCAAATTTTGTGACATAACGAAAGGAATAAATGAAGCTCTCAAATCCGCGGACGCCATTAAACGAGATAAATGTAAGAACGAACCTTGTATTGTTTGCAATTTGGACGACTATGACAAACTTAAGGATTGCCCCACTGGCAACAATGCCAATGACAaagtaaaggacaaattggaTTCATTGCTCGGAACGAAGCAGACCACCGTCAATGACACCCTCAAGGATTTACTTAAAGCCGACCAAAAAGATGCACCCCTCTGTAGTCGTTTACAGTGCCTAGCTTCTCGAGTACAAGCACTAAATGGAGGTACCACCAATGCG GACGACTTTTGGAAGAAGGACGGTGGCGAGGTACAGAAGCTGTGGACAGAACTGTCCACAGcaatgaaagggaaagaaaatgacaCTGGAAATGGATGTGGTTCATTTGCAACGGACGCTGAgaagacggcatgcaattatttgcatgccggcttcaaGAAACTGTACGAACCGGACAGTTCATCAGGAACGACTAACAATGGTATCTTATCTACGAAacacccatcgtttagacaaacgatgggttgttttttacttcattatTATGCAGAACATATGAAAAGCAAAGCAATTTGTAATATTGAAAAAGGGATAACACAGGCATTTAATGCATGGCAGGATCCAAGTACTATTGGTAAATGCAATAATGGTTCATGTGTTCCATGCCAATGGGCAGATAATGCCCAATTGAACACTTGTATAATTACCACAACTGACACAAATGGCCGGAGCACTTCCGCTGAGAAGGTAGAAGAGAAGTTAAAGAAAGTTCTGGAGTATGACAGCGACTCCAACATAGAAGAAATGCTaactaaaataaataaaaggacTTCTTTATGTGACCATATGAAATGTATAGCAACCCACTTAAATTCCACAgatggacaaaaaaatgcG GATGAATTTTGGACAGGAGCGGATGGCGAGGTACATAAGTTGTGGAAAGAATTGGCAGACGCCATGAACGATAAGGGCAAAAGTAAAAACGGAGATTGTGCTAGGATGGGAGATAATGGCAATGATAGGGAAGCAACTGACCCTGAAAAGAAAGCATGCCAATATCTTACATTAGGTTTCAACAAACTAAAACAAAATTCAACGAATGGAGGAACGAACTATCCAATCCTATCCAAGGACCCATCGTTGAGACAAACATtgggttgtttccttcttaaggaatatgcaaaaaaaatgaaagacacATCAACTTGTGTTATCGATTCTGGTATACAGAAGGCATTTAAGGCATTTAATGAAAGTAATAATACTTCATGCACGAACAATGGTTCgtgcattaaatgtgaatggaatgaaaacgACTATGAAGGTTGCACTGTTGAAAATACCACAAATGGCAGAACAGAGAAGACGCcagtaaaggacaaattatcAGCAGTTCAGGACAATATTGACGGCACCGCAACTACCACCCTAAAtgacataaataaaatggataaGTTATGCGATTATATTAAATGTGccgcacccaaatggttctACAACcaaaagaacaacaacacacCAGGGACTAATGGTACTGCAAcgaagacttgg tgtgacttttgggataCGACTGTTAAGACAACATTGCAAACGATGTTTGACAAGAtcgagaaggaaggaaagaccaAGCCTAATCCTGCATGCACCGCCTTTGGTGATGAAAATCCACAGAGTgtcgaaagaaaagcttgtaatcatatcacagcaggtttaAAATACATTAAGGATATTCCACCAAGTGGTAGTGGTGGTAATGGTAAAGACAACCAACTGCTTCATCaagcagttggttgtattgctcttaacatgtacgctgatCAAATAAGGGATCAGTCGAAAGataaatgtcccattgatgagaaaaaaataggagaaaTGTTTGATAAATGGAATCAAcagaataataataaatcttCGCCTCCATGTAATGGAGgtggtaataataataatgtttgTTTTAAATGCACAAGACAACCAAAATTTAATGATTGCAAACTAAGTGTTGACAGCAATTTGGTTAATGCACAAAGTGGAAATTGCAGTGATAACGGTAACAACAGAAAAGAAGTCCAACCTCAAATGAACGAACTACTCAAGGAAAATAACACCCCCCAAGTGAATACCACCTTAACTACTATCACTAACatgaaatcttctttctgtactcagctccaatgcgcagcaaagaaatggaaatcaGCACAAAACAGAAATGGCCCAATTGGAACACTATCTTGG agtGACATAAATAAAGCCGCTGAAGATGAATTAACGAAACTTCTAGGACATATGTTGCAGTCTAAAAATCAGAATGCAGTTACCAAATACTGCAAAGACTACAATTGGGATACTTTAGGCCATaaacaaagcaaaacaaataaagcagcttgtttactttttgcttcaggattaaagcacatttatgaACAAAGGAAGGTCTCTGTTAAGGGCCCTAttaagggcccatcgtttgaacaaacgatgggttgtttatttcttaaagaatatgcaaaacaattaaaagaaatggcaaaagtgaagaaagaaggaaatagttgggtacatcctctttgtagCATagaggatggtataaactaCGCTTCTATGAAAAGTGAAAACATTATGGATGACACATCTCCATGCAAGAATAATGgtcctaattcttgttttgtgtgcacacttGACGAAGATTATAAAGATTGCTCCATTGGCAATGAGAGTGTAAAGGACAATGTGGGAACAATCTTCCAAGACGACCAGAAGCAAAACCAAATGCAAGAAACCTTAGAGAATAccgtctgtcccatccttcttacggatctccttaccccttttcttcctttggctcctgtctccattggcctttctgctatggcttattacctttggaag tattttggtcctcttggtaaaggaggaacacgttttagaagatctcctgctgatattcctggtccatcagtacaagaacaagtccttgatcatgtggaagaagctggtccacatgaatatcaattgatgaaggaacgaaaacctcattctgctccaacgagaacgaaacgttctggtcgcacgattattgaaattcattttgaagtgttggacgaatgtcaaaaaggggacacacaattgaaccagaaggattttctggaacttttggttcgaGAGTttatgggatccgaattaatggaagaagaacaggttcctaaggaagaggttcttatggaaggtgttcctatggaaggTATTCCTTTGGAAagtgttccaagtttaggttccgtgtttatggtttaa